In the Dethiosulfovibrio peptidovorans genome, one interval contains:
- a CDS encoding heavy metal translocating P-type ATPase yields MSIYKNLYSPELGRALFAALLALGSFLLDHGNPPSILGSLLALVSVGINGLPIVVGAFQGLRKRQANVDELVSIAIVASLLQGEFLAAAVVSFVMTLGGRIEQATSDSARRAIQALACLAPQKATVLVDGDPRSIPIDQVTPGDVVLIRPGERIPIDGVVLTGTSAVDESTMTGEPIPAERAPGDRLLAGTLNYNGVLTARTVKVGSETSLGTVVAMVRQAEADRPETVRLIDRYAAWFTPAILICAATAWVATGQFNRAVNVLIVGCPCALILAAPTAAVAALGRAAREGVLVKGGHYLEIIASAKAVLFDKTGTISTGSPTVTSVIPCSGFDEATILAYAAGAERDCTHPLGRAIIQAAADQALPELSSDGGVQELGLGITTTVNGHSISVGSLASWGERPLPSKLTSSLKKALRQGQTPLIVQRDGLLMGLIIVSDQVRPAASNVLIALKDLGVLKLALLSGDHTLGVRAVATALPGVKGYGELKPDDKARIIRRTKRSYGPTIFVGDGVNDGPALATADTGIVMGELGTDVALEAADVALTQDDLSRIPWLMRLSRRMLWIIRFNVAFGLAFNGLSVTASAGGWLSPIGAALVHNVGSVFVVILAATLALYPSNDRPKHQAP; encoded by the coding sequence ATGAGTATATACAAAAACCTGTACTCCCCTGAACTGGGGAGAGCTCTTTTCGCAGCTCTGTTGGCCTTGGGGAGTTTCTTGTTAGACCACGGGAATCCGCCTTCTATCCTCGGAAGCCTTCTGGCCCTGGTGTCGGTGGGCATCAACGGGTTGCCTATCGTCGTGGGAGCGTTTCAAGGTCTTCGGAAACGGCAGGCAAACGTGGACGAGCTGGTGAGCATCGCGATTGTGGCCAGTCTCCTCCAGGGTGAGTTTCTGGCAGCCGCCGTGGTCAGCTTCGTCATGACGCTGGGCGGTCGCATAGAGCAGGCAACCAGCGACTCTGCCAGAAGAGCTATACAGGCCCTGGCCTGTTTGGCACCTCAAAAAGCGACCGTCCTCGTGGACGGTGATCCCCGATCTATCCCCATCGACCAGGTCACGCCAGGGGACGTGGTGCTCATCAGACCAGGTGAACGAATTCCTATCGACGGCGTCGTGCTCACGGGGACATCGGCCGTAGACGAATCCACCATGACCGGGGAGCCCATTCCAGCGGAGAGAGCTCCTGGTGATCGCCTTCTGGCCGGAACCCTGAATTACAATGGCGTCCTCACCGCAAGAACCGTCAAGGTAGGCTCCGAAACATCCCTGGGTACTGTGGTGGCCATGGTCCGACAGGCTGAGGCCGATCGGCCCGAAACGGTTCGCCTCATCGATCGATATGCCGCATGGTTCACACCTGCTATCCTGATATGCGCCGCAACAGCCTGGGTCGCCACCGGCCAGTTTAACCGGGCGGTGAACGTACTCATCGTGGGCTGTCCCTGTGCCCTGATCCTGGCAGCTCCGACGGCTGCCGTAGCAGCCTTGGGACGAGCTGCCCGAGAGGGAGTTCTCGTAAAGGGCGGTCATTACCTGGAGATCATAGCATCGGCAAAAGCAGTTTTGTTTGACAAAACAGGCACGATCTCCACAGGCTCCCCCACGGTGACATCCGTCATCCCCTGCTCTGGCTTTGACGAGGCAACGATTCTGGCATATGCGGCCGGAGCCGAACGAGATTGCACCCACCCGTTGGGACGGGCGATCATCCAGGCAGCAGCCGATCAAGCCTTGCCTGAACTCTCCTCTGACGGCGGAGTTCAAGAGCTCGGCCTGGGGATCACCACCACGGTGAACGGCCACTCTATCTCGGTGGGAAGCCTGGCCTCCTGGGGAGAGCGCCCCCTTCCCTCCAAACTGACGTCCTCCCTGAAAAAAGCCCTCAGGCAGGGGCAGACGCCACTTATCGTTCAACGGGATGGTCTCCTTATGGGACTCATCATCGTCTCCGATCAGGTTCGTCCAGCGGCAAGCAATGTATTGATCGCCCTGAAAGATCTGGGGGTTCTAAAACTGGCTCTACTCTCGGGCGATCACACGCTTGGAGTACGGGCCGTCGCCACCGCTCTGCCGGGAGTGAAGGGCTACGGAGAGCTCAAACCGGACGACAAAGCCAGAATCATTCGACGAACTAAGAGATCGTACGGCCCAACGATCTTCGTGGGAGACGGAGTCAACGACGGACCGGCTCTGGCAACCGCCGACACCGGGATCGTCATGGGCGAACTGGGGACTGATGTAGCACTGGAAGCTGCGGACGTAGCCCTCACTCAGGACGACCTCTCCCGCATTCCCTGGCTGATGAGGCTCTCCCGACGGATGCTGTGGATCATCCGCTTCAACGTGGCCTTCGGTCTGGCCTTCAACGGACTGTCAGTGACTGCGAGCGCCGGAGGATGGTTGAGCCCTATCGGGGCAGCGCTTGTCCACAACGTGGGGAGCGTCTTCGTCGTAATCCTGGCAGCAACGCTTGCCCTCTACCCCTCCAACGACAGACCTAAACACCAAGCACCATAA
- a CDS encoding CsoR family transcriptional regulator, with amino-acid sequence MSLCGEDHKKIIDRISRIEGQIRAIKKLVEDDRDCMQVIKQVAAAQGALRSLGAVLLENHLKGCVTQAMADHQGHDALIDDVVDIFKKFGK; translated from the coding sequence ATGTCCCTTTGTGGAGAGGACCACAAGAAAATCATCGATCGTATCAGCCGAATCGAAGGACAGATTCGGGCGATCAAAAAACTGGTGGAGGACGACAGGGATTGTATGCAGGTGATCAAGCAGGTAGCTGCGGCTCAAGGCGCTTTACGATCTTTGGGAGCTGTCCTGCTGGAAAACCATCTGAAGGGCTGCGTCACTCAGGCTATGGCAGATCATCAGGGGCATGACGCCCTCATCGACGACGTGGTGGACATTTTCAAAAAGTTCGGAAAGTAG